Part of the Streptomyces sp. NBC_00457 genome, CCCTGGTTGGTCGCGAGAGTCAGGGCGCCGCGTGCCATCGGCAGTTGGACCTTGGTGATGATCTGCCAGGTGTTGCACCCGGCTGAGGTGGCCGCCTCCACGGTGGTGGCGGGCACGTTCCGAACCCCGTCCGCGATGATCTTCGTGGCCACGGGAGCCGCGTACACGATCGCGGCGACGATCGCTGTGAAGCGGGTCGCGCCGAACAGCGCCAGGAACGGTACGAGATAGACGAACGGCGGCATGACCTGCGCCGCGTCCAGGGTGGGCCGCATCAGCCGGTCCACCAGCGGGCTGCGTCCCATCCACACCCCGAAGACGATGCCGAGCAGCATCACGAGGACGGTCGCGACGGCGGTGGACGCGAGCGTCGTCATCGCGTCGGACCACACCCCGGTGCCGACGAGCAGTCCCACGCACACGACGGTGGTGATCGCGGCGCGCGGGCCGCCGAGCACCACGCCGAGTCCGATCAGGGCGGCGCCGACGAGCCACCACGGGGAGTCGGTGAGCAACGACTGGAACGGGTTGAGCAGGCCGTTGGTGATCGCGTCACGGAAGGCGTTGGTCAGACCGGACAGATTGTCCTGCGCCCAGGTGGTCGCGGTGTCCGCCGCGCTCGCGATCTTGCTTCCGGTCGTGCCCTCGCCGGGGAACTCCGCCGCCCAGAGATACGTGTGCGACATGTAGACGAGTACGGCTGTGACCGCGGCGCCCGCTCCCAGCAGGGGCCGCCGCCAGGCGAGGAACCGGCCGGACGACTTCCGGGCGGCCTCCTCGCGGGTGCTCGCCGCGGTGGTGACCCGGTCCAGGACGATCGCCAGGACGACGATGGCGAGGCCGGCGTTGAAAGCCGTACCGACGTCGAGCGACTGGAGTGCCTGGAGGACGGTCTTGCCGAGGCCGGGCGCGTCGATCAGGGCGGTGATGGTCACCATGGCCAGGGCGGCCATGATCGACTGGTTGACGCCCATCACCACGGTCCGTTTGGACATCGGCAGCAGGACCTTGAGCAGCGCCTGCCGCTGGGTGGCGCCCATCGAGTCGGCCGCCTCGACGGTGGTCTCAGGCACCGAGCGGATGGCGTGCGCGGTGATACGGATGGCCGGCGGGGCCGCGTAGATGACGGTGGCGATGGTGGCGGAGGCGGGGCCGATGAGGAAGAACAGGGTCATCGGGGCCAGATAGACGAAGGTCGGCATCGTCTGCATGAAGTCCAGGAAGGGCGTCACGATCCGGTTGAACCGGTCGTTGAGCCCCGCCCACACGCCCAGCGGGAT contains:
- a CDS encoding ABC transporter permease, translated to MTVAVEKPETPQKTQEPAPPATRVRRVSRRTMVAAILVAWLVLFALLRGKQTLTLAAADLTDLHRWFNDLNDSIGANRNSNPLFLYFFNEIRLVIDNLVTFVQELISQPSGDRPVPQIGWLGVVGITGYVSWAVGNWRVALLAVAGFTFLGLQGLWQESMDTLALTLSAVFVALLFAIPLGVWAGLNDRFNRIVTPFLDFMQTMPTFVYLAPMTLFFLIGPASATIATVIYAAPPAIRITAHAIRSVPETTVEAADSMGATQRQALLKVLLPMSKRTVVMGVNQSIMAALAMVTITALIDAPGLGKTVLQALQSLDVGTAFNAGLAIVVLAIVLDRVTTAASTREEAARKSSGRFLAWRRPLLGAGAAVTAVLVYMSHTYLWAAEFPGEGTTGSKIASAADTATTWAQDNLSGLTNAFRDAITNGLLNPFQSLLTDSPWWLVGAALIGLGVVLGGPRAAITTVVCVGLLVGTGVWSDAMTTLASTAVATVLVMLLGIVFGVWMGRSPLVDRLMRPTLDAAQVMPPFVYLVPFLALFGATRFTAIVAAIVYAAPVATKIIADGVRNVPATTVEAATSAGCNTWQIITKVQLPMARGALTLATNQGLIYVLSMVVVGGLVGAGALGYDVVAGFSQGQLYGKGLAAGLAIVLLGVMFDRITQAAARRTSA